GCAACAATAATGAACAATACGACGAAGGTTGGTACAGTTACAGACCTTGATGGATTGTTTACTATTGCCGCACAACCCGGTTCAACGCTAGTTGTATCTTACGTGGGTTTTAAACCGAAGACGATTCAGATAGGAACTGAAAAAGAATATAAAATAATTATAGAAGAAAATGCTTCGCTATTGGATGAAGTCGTTGTTATCGGATATGCCACACAGAAGAAAAAACTTGTAACAGGTGCTACATTACAAGTTGACGGAAACAGAATAAAAGAGTTGCATACTCCAAATCCACTGACTGCTTTGCAAAGTATGTCTCCGGGTATGCAAATTACAAAGACATCAGGAGAACCGGGATCATCATACAAAGTCTATATTCGAGGAATGGGTACAATCGGCAATGCAGATCCACTTTACATTGTGGATGGTGTACCGGGGAATATATCGAACATAAATCCTGCAGATATTAAGTCGATAGATGTATTGAAAGATGCTGCATCTGCTGCAATCTATGGTGCTCGTGCTGCAAACGGCGTGGTGCTGATAACAACACATCGCGGAGAAGGCGAAGATAAAGTACGTGTTGCTTACGATACATATATAGGGATTTCAAATGCACCTGATTACAAATGGTACGTTGATGCAACAACACAGGCGATGTTGGATGACGAATACTCAAAAAACACTTACGGATATGGAATTAATTTTTCTCAGATGGTTCCTAATTGGGATAAAGTTCTTTCAGGAGAATGGAAAGGCACAAATTGGTATAAAGAAATAAAGAATAAAAATGCACCCACACAAAACCATTCGGTTACCATTTCCGGAGGGAGCAAAAAATCATCTTATTTTACCAGCTTTTCTTATTCATCTCAGGAAGGTACTCTGGGGAAACCCGTTCAAACGAAGCAAGATAGATATACTTTTCGTCTCAATGCCGATCAAACGATCTTTTCGGCAAAAGGACGTGACATTGTACGCATGGGGGAGACAATCAATTTTATATATGCCAATAAAGATGGTTCTTTAAGCGGAAGGTCTACCGAAGGACTTGGTGCATTGGGTATGATAATGGGGGGAAGCCCGTTTATGCCGATATATGATGACAATGGAGATTATCATGGGCCGATAGCATATGCTCCATATGCGCCCAATCCTATTGCATATCTTGTCTATAACAGTAATAACAACAAAAAGAATTACCAATTAAATACAAACGCATTCATAACAATCGAGCCTATTAAAAATTTAGTATTTCGCTCAAATTTTGGATTAACAATGGATGCCGAAGAAAGCAGGGCTTATATACCTAAATATAATCTGGCACCTGAATATACAAGCCAAGAAACAAAAGTAAGTCAGGATATATCATTAGGATTTAGTCGTTTGACATTCGAGAATACGTTGAATTATAAATTCTCATTAGACGAAAACAAGCATAACTTTGATGTGTTGGCTGGTACGAGTGCAGAAAAAGGAGGTTTAGGTTCAAGTATTTCGGGTTTCAATACCAATTCTATTTTCGAAGGTTTTAAATATGCTTACCTTATTAATACTCCAAAAGTGAGTGAAACATCCACTCGCTTAGGTGGCTCACCATGGAGTCGATCAGCATTGCTTTCATATTTTGGTCGTGTCAATTACGACTTCAAAGAAACCTATATGTTATCTCTTATTGCGCGTTCGGATGGCTCGTCAAACTTCGCTCCTGGAAAACGTTGGGGATTCTTCCCTTCAGTTTCGGCCGGTTGGGTTATTAGTAATGAGTCATTTATGGAATCTTTTAAGAATCATCTCAATATGTTTAAACTGAGAGCAAGTTGGGGACAGAACGGAAATCAGGCGATTTCACCATTCCAGTATCTCGCAAAAATGCGTGTAGGAGGTCAAAACTCAGGAGATTATTCAAGTGTAGAATATAGCTATTATTATCCGGGAGTAGACAAAAACAGTTATACAATTGCTTCATACCCGATTAATCTGCCCAATACGAATATAACTTGGGAAACCTCAGAACAGCTAAATGTGGGTTTTGATGCTTTATTGCTCAAGAACAGATTATCATTCAATTTCGACTGGTATCGCAAAACAACCAAAGATTGGCTTGTAGCAGCACCAGTTCTTGGTTCATACGGAGCTAATGCTCCCGATATAAACGGAGGAGATATCAGAAATACCGGTGTGGAACTGGCTGTAGTATGGAGAGATCAGATAAGCGATTTCAGCTATGATATAAATGTCAACTGGGCTTATAACAAAAACAGGGTGACTCGTATCGCTAACCAGGAAGGAATTATTCATGGTAGTGCTCGAACTGTAGGAACATGGAGTCCCGAGTTTTACAGAGCGCAGGTAGGATATCCTATCGGTTACTTCTGGGGATTGAAAACCGATGGCGTATTCCAAAATCAGGATGAGATAGATGCTTATCGCAATTCGAAAGGAGAACTCGTTATGCCAAATGCAGTACCGGGCGACATCAAATATGTAAATCAGAACGACGATGGTGAAATCAACGAGCAAGACCGTGTATTTATTGGTGACCCTAACCCTGATGGAATATTTTCATTCTCATTCGGCGGAGCATGGAGAGGTTTTGATTTCCGCGCTTCGTTCTCGGGTGTATATGGTAACCAGATATACGGAGGACAACATGATCCGATGGATCGTTGGCACGGAGAAGGTACATCTAACAAATGGCCAAGACTAGGACAATCGTCTTATACCAATATTGTTTCCGACCTTTACTTGCAAGATGGTGACTATATCCGCTTGAATGACCTTACTATTGGTTATGATTTTGCAACCTTGCTAAAGAAACAAAATATCTTTTCTCAAGTACGTCTTTATATTACCGGACAGAATCTAATTACTTGGACAAAATACAAAGGGCTTGATCCCGAAATTGGAGCAGGGCCTACAGGATGGATGAGTGGTATAGATTATGGATTTTATCCAAACTCCCGTACATTCTTATTTGGTCTTAATCTCAAATTTTAAAAATCTAAGGCAAAATGAAAAAGATAATTATAATATTAATTTCTGTTTTTACAGTTAGTTGTTCCGATTTTTTGGATACAGATCAATTAACGCAGAAAGATTCATCAAATTACCCTCAAACTCCTGATGAAGCATATACCTCTCTTATGGGTGTATATAATGCTTTCGGATCACGTGTGGGTGGGGGCGAAACAGAACATTCTTTTATTGTTCTCAACCTCATGGCAGATGATATGCTGGGAGGTGGAGGGAAAGACGACCTCACTGCTCATGCTATCGATTTGTTCAAGCTTACATCAAGAACAATGTACACCGATCTATGGGAATGTACATGGCGTTCGGTTTATCGAGCAAACTTGCTGCTTGGTTCTTTGGATAATATAAAGTGGCCAACTTCTGAATCAAGAAACAAAATAGAGGGTCAGGTACTTTTTTTACGGGCTTTTACCTATTTCCGTCTGTGCTCTATGTTTGGACCCGTACAGCTGATTACTACTCCCGAACCTGTAAACCTTCCTCGTGCTTCGGCAGAGGATGTATATGCACAAATGGGGGCCGATCTGAAGCGTGCAATTGAAATATTACCCGCTACTAAATTTCAGGATATTCCTAAAAGTGAGAATGGATTGGCTACACGTTGGGCTGCTCAGGCTTTAATGGCTCGTATATTTTTATTCTATACTGATTATTACAAACAACCCCAAATGGGTGATATTACAAAAGAGCAGGTCGTAGCATGGGTTGACGACTGTATAGCTAACAGCGGCCATGATTTGATTCCTGACTTCAGAAACTTGTGGCCATATTCGATTGTAATGTCAGGAAAAACAAAATCTGATTACAAGTACGCAGCGGATAACAATTTAAAATGGATAGGGGAAAATGGAGATAATAACGAAACTATGTTTGCTATCAAATGTTCCACTGCTGCTCAAGGAAATAACTATGATCGTAGAAATACGGTGAACTTACACTTCGGATTTAGAGGTAATCAGGATTTATTGCCTTTCGGGTCAGGTTGGGGAAAAGGACCTGTCAATAGTAAATTCTATAACGAATGGCCTAATAATGATCTACGCAAACGCGGTTCGGTTCTCGATGTGTCTGATGCAACACACGAAGGAGAAGGTTCTACCTCAAAATATAAATGGGGACAAGCTTACCAATGGAATGAAACGGGTTATTGGTCAAAGAAATATATGCCGGTGAATGTGTATGACGACAAAGGAAATATTGTATCGTACAGTTCTATCTTATGGAATATGCCAAACGATCCTCAGTTTAATAGCACTCAGGATATAGTGCTTATCCGTTTTGCTGACCTCCTTTTAATGGGTGCGGAGTTAGGTGGTTCTAAAGCTCAGGAATATATGGATCGGGTACGTAAACGTGTAGACCTACCATCAGTTCCGGCAACATTGGAAAATATCAAGAATGAGCGTAAATACGAACTAGCATTTGAAGGTATAAGATGGCTCGACGTATTGAGATGGGGAGATGCTGAATCTACTGTTAACGGAATGAACGGTATAACCTTGAAGAATAATAGCCAGAATGCTACCTATAAGATAAAATTCCGTCCCGAAACCGGAGGATTCTTACCTATTCCGGAAGCCGAAATAACATTGTCTAATGGAGTCTTGACTCAAACACCGGGTTGGAATACCAATGATGCTATGTTGCAACCGGGTGAATAAGAAAGAGAAGAATTATGACTATAATTAAATATCGATTATTAATCTTATTGACCTCAGCCCTATTTCTGGGAAATATAACGGCTTTGTCCGGGAATATTTCTTTGAATGGGAAATGGCAGCTCTCCTACTGGAAACAGCCTTCTAAGCCGGTTGTTACTCCACAAGCTATCAAAGATATGCAAGTGGAAAAAATAGACGCTTCTGTTCCCGGAAATGTTGAATTAGACTTGATGGTTGCGGGCTTGATTCCCGACCCAATGATAGGTAGTAATGTGAACGCATTACGAAAGTATGAAAACTATCAATGGTGTTACACAAAAATATTCGAAGCTCCATTAGTCCAAGAAGGTCAACGGGTCGAATTGTTTTTTGG
The Dysgonomonas mossii genome window above contains:
- a CDS encoding SusC/RagA family TonB-linked outer membrane protein; this translates as MKNKLNYYQKIFLIMFMSLLFINIVHAQNILTDGNIKGSVFDQKGEPIIGATIMNNTTKVGTVTDLDGLFTIAAQPGSTLVVSYVGFKPKTIQIGTEKEYKIIIEENASLLDEVVVIGYATQKKKLVTGATLQVDGNRIKELHTPNPLTALQSMSPGMQITKTSGEPGSSYKVYIRGMGTIGNADPLYIVDGVPGNISNINPADIKSIDVLKDAASAAIYGARAANGVVLITTHRGEGEDKVRVAYDTYIGISNAPDYKWYVDATTQAMLDDEYSKNTYGYGINFSQMVPNWDKVLSGEWKGTNWYKEIKNKNAPTQNHSVTISGGSKKSSYFTSFSYSSQEGTLGKPVQTKQDRYTFRLNADQTIFSAKGRDIVRMGETINFIYANKDGSLSGRSTEGLGALGMIMGGSPFMPIYDDNGDYHGPIAYAPYAPNPIAYLVYNSNNNKKNYQLNTNAFITIEPIKNLVFRSNFGLTMDAEESRAYIPKYNLAPEYTSQETKVSQDISLGFSRLTFENTLNYKFSLDENKHNFDVLAGTSAEKGGLGSSISGFNTNSIFEGFKYAYLINTPKVSETSTRLGGSPWSRSALLSYFGRVNYDFKETYMLSLIARSDGSSNFAPGKRWGFFPSVSAGWVISNESFMESFKNHLNMFKLRASWGQNGNQAISPFQYLAKMRVGGQNSGDYSSVEYSYYYPGVDKNSYTIASYPINLPNTNITWETSEQLNVGFDALLLKNRLSFNFDWYRKTTKDWLVAAPVLGSYGANAPDINGGDIRNTGVELAVVWRDQISDFSYDINVNWAYNKNRVTRIANQEGIIHGSARTVGTWSPEFYRAQVGYPIGYFWGLKTDGVFQNQDEIDAYRNSKGELVMPNAVPGDIKYVNQNDDGEINEQDRVFIGDPNPDGIFSFSFGGAWRGFDFRASFSGVYGNQIYGGQHDPMDRWHGEGTSNKWPRLGQSSYTNIVSDLYLQDGDYIRLNDLTIGYDFATLLKKQNIFSQVRLYITGQNLITWTKYKGLDPEIGAGPTGWMSGIDYGFYPNSRTFLFGLNLKF
- a CDS encoding RagB/SusD family nutrient uptake outer membrane protein; the encoded protein is MKKIIIILISVFTVSCSDFLDTDQLTQKDSSNYPQTPDEAYTSLMGVYNAFGSRVGGGETEHSFIVLNLMADDMLGGGGKDDLTAHAIDLFKLTSRTMYTDLWECTWRSVYRANLLLGSLDNIKWPTSESRNKIEGQVLFLRAFTYFRLCSMFGPVQLITTPEPVNLPRASAEDVYAQMGADLKRAIEILPATKFQDIPKSENGLATRWAAQALMARIFLFYTDYYKQPQMGDITKEQVVAWVDDCIANSGHDLIPDFRNLWPYSIVMSGKTKSDYKYAADNNLKWIGENGDNNETMFAIKCSTAAQGNNYDRRNTVNLHFGFRGNQDLLPFGSGWGKGPVNSKFYNEWPNNDLRKRGSVLDVSDATHEGEGSTSKYKWGQAYQWNETGYWSKKYMPVNVYDDKGNIVSYSSILWNMPNDPQFNSTQDIVLIRFADLLLMGAELGGSKAQEYMDRVRKRVDLPSVPATLENIKNERKYELAFEGIRWLDVLRWGDAESTVNGMNGITLKNNSQNATYKIKFRPETGGFLPIPEAEITLSNGVLTQTPGWNTNDAMLQPGE